A stretch of DNA from Pseudomonadales bacterium:
GAGTGCCGATGCGCTGACCGCACCTGCGGCGAGTACAGCGGCTGCGGTGAAGACTGTCAGTTTCAAAACGCTTTACCTCTGCGGTATCTGTAGATAGGGCTCGACCAGTACCGGCTCCTCGCGAGGCACTTTGTTGATCGTGCAGCCGGTCGCGGTGAGCAGCGGATTGCAGCGCGCACCGCCGGTGATGGCCACCACATAACCCGTGCCGAAATGCTCCGCCGGCAGATAGTAGTCTGTGCTGATGAGCTGAGCACCGGATGCAAATGCCCGGGTGCGCCGCAGAGTTTCGCCACTGCGCGCTTCCCGGGTGTCCGCATCGGCCCGGGTACGCACGATGAAACCGGCCAGCACCAGTCGCTGAATGCGCCCATAGTCGTTGATCGGATCGTTTACGATGAGGATCGCAGCCCCTGGATGATCTTCCGGCAGATTGGCGAACATGGCGCGTTCGCGCCAGCGGCTGCTGTAGCTGGCGAGTTTCTCGCCACTTTCATCGAGCACTACCAGTATCCGTCCGCGCGCAGCGTCGAGTTCCGGCCAGCGCAGACCGCCATCTGCAAACACTTCCGCCGGTGTGATCAGCAGTGAGCGCGGCTCGGGGGACATTCCGGGACCCGCAGCGCCGCTATCCGATGCACCCGGTCCCAGTGCGCTGCGCAGCTCCGCATCCAGCGCAAGCCAGGCATCTTCGGCAAACGGCAGGGGATGCAGAAACCCCGGCCGATCGATCACATCATCCTTCGCGTTGATCGAGAGAAACAGTGGCAGATGATCCGGATTTGCCTCGGACCAGGCTCGAATCTCGTCCAGGCACACGAGCAGATTCACACAATTGCTCTGATCGTCCAGGTTCTGCACGTGCAGCACCGGGAACAGACTGTGCGGTCCGTTGCCCGGTTGCGCAGCGGGAAACAGCGTACCCTGGGGATCGTAGAACACATCCAGTTCGAGTTTGCGCAGGCCCAGTTCCAGCTGCTCGGTCAGGGACGGATGACCGTATTCGAGGGTAGCTGCTACCTCGGGATTGCCGGCCTGCAGCTCCGCAAATGCATCTGCGCGCATCATTTTCTTGTAGCTGTTGTGACTGCCGAGCACCTGTATCTGGTTCATGAGCAGGGGACCATCAGCCAGGGCTGGAGTGGCGGACAACAGACTGAGAAAAATGCCAGACAACAGCGGAAAGCGCATCGGTAAACCTCTAACAGGGAATGAAGGTTTCCCCTGGGAGACCCGAATCAGGTATCAATGCCTCCCCAGGAAACCTCTGATTAAGTGTTAGCACCTCACAAGCTAGAGGCGGATCAGTTCC
This window harbors:
- a CDS encoding Ca2+-dependent phosphoinositide-specific phospholipase C, producing MNQIQVLGSHNSYKKMMRADAFAELQAGNPEVAATLEYGHPSLTEQLELGLRKLELDVFYDPQGTLFPAAQPGNGPHSLFPVLHVQNLDDQSNCVNLLVCLDEIRAWSEANPDHLPLFLSINAKDDVIDRPGFLHPLPFAEDAWLALDAELRSALGPGASDSGAAGPGMSPEPRSLLITPAEVFADGGLRWPELDAARGRILVVLDESGEKLASYSSRWRERAMFANLPEDHPGAAILIVNDPINDYGRIQRLVLAGFIVRTRADADTREARSGETLRRTRAFASGAQLISTDYYLPAEHFGTGYVVAITGGARCNPLLTATGCTINKVPREEPVLVEPYLQIPQR